CATAATCTCCCTTTTTGCCATAGGCTTCTGCTGCATTTAAACATGAATTATGAATGCTTTTCATGATAATCAGCAAGCGGCTGTCAACTTCTTCTCTTGTCCATGACAGTTTCATGCTGTTCTGGCTCATTTCAAGGCCGGAAGTAGCCACACCGCCGGCATTGGCTGCTTTGCCCGGACCGTAAAGAATGTTGTTGTCCTGGAAAATTTTAACAGCTTCAGGAGTAGAAGGCATATTGGCGCCTTCCGCCACGCAGATACAGCCGCTTTTTACAAGGGCTTGTGCATTATCCGCATTGATTTCATTCTGAGTGGCGCATGGTAGTGCAATATCTACTTTGATGCCTTGCTCTCTTATGACATCCCATACATTTTTGCCTTCAAAACAGACAGTCTTATATTTATCCGCATATTCAGTTATACGTCCGCGGTTAACATTTTTCAGTTCCATGATATAACAGCATTTGTCGCTGTCTATACCCTTTTCATCTATAACAGTTGCATTCGAATCGCAAACTGAAATAACCCTTCCGCCCATCTGGTTGACTTTTTCAATGGCAAACTGGGCGACATTGCCGGAGCCGCTGACGGCCACACATTTATTTTTGAAATCAATTCCCCTTGTTGCCAGCATTTCGGCTGCAAAATATACGGTTCCATATCCTGTGGCTTCCGGCCTGATGAGGCTTCCTCCGTATTCAAGCGCTTTTCCCGTCAAAACGCCGGTATGTTCATTTCTGAGTTTTTTATAGTAGCCGAACATATAACCTATCTCACGGCCGCCTACACCGATATCTCCGGCAGGCACGTCTGTCTCAGGGCCAATATGTCTGAAAAGTTCTCTCATAAAGGCCTGGCAGAAACGCATTATCTCGCAATCGGATTTTCCCTTTGGATCAAAGTCGGAACCGCCTTTGCCGCCGCCCATAGGCAGAGTTGTCAGAGAGTTTTTAAAAATCTGCTCAAATCCCAGAAATTTGATAATGCTCAAATTCACTGAAGCGTGGAATCTAAGGCCTCCTTTAAAAGGACCTATAGCATTATTAAACTGTACTCGAAACCCACGGTTAACTACAACACGGTTTTTATCATCAACCCAGGGTACCCGAAAAATAATAGCTCTTTCCGGTTCAACAATTCTTTCGTATATGCCGCTTTTTACAAATTCAGGATGCCGCTTAGTTGTTGGTTCCAGTGATTCCAAAACTTCTGTAACTGCCTGGTGAAATTCATTCTGCCCCGGGTCTGTTTGCTTTACTTTGTCAATGACGCTCTTGATAACTGACATTCAACTGTCTCCTTGGAATTTTAAAATTAATTTTTCAATAATTTAGATGCCGCTAATAATTTTTCACTATATATATTTTACCAATTGATGAAGCAGGTATTGCCCCGGACCTTGTTTTTTTAAAAAAATGAAAATCATCAGGACTTATTCCTTCGATACCTGAGAATTCATTCACCAATTCCTCAAGGCTGTCAAAACCACTGCCAAAAAAAGGCAGTTTAGAGAAAAATGGTTTTGAACAGGCTGTATCTGCAAGAACGGCAAAATGTACCGGAAACAGAGGATCTCCTACAACCAGCATATATTGTTCCTTAGATTCGGTGATATTGTATTCTTGCGGCAGGTTATCCTGATTGAATTTTTCAAAATGTTCGCTTAAAATGACAGCGGCTTCATGCGCGTCAATATCCTGAAAGGACATCAAATCATCGCAATTAAAAAAACCGAGTGTGTATAATGCGATACTGAAACTGCTTATCTGTTCATAAACGGGATGTTCCCTGTCGCACATCATCATGATTTCCTCAATTCTTTCGCTTATGAGAAGTCCTTCACGATTCATATTTGTACTCATATGAATAAAGGTTCTATCCTCAAAGCCGTCATACAGCTTTTGTATTTGATTCACCCGCATGTGGAACCCCCCCTTTTTTTTAAATACAGCCTGTTAATAGAAACATTTAAAATTGCCGGTAATTTTTTAGCTTCAATTTCTGTTCTTGAGTTCTCTACGCAAAAGATATGCCGGGAGATAATATATTTACTAAAAGATGTAACTATCAGTATTAATTGCTAAATATATTTATGATGAAAATGAGTTTAAAGAATCAGGAAATGTCCGATGATTAAAAATATACAGTTCACATGGATTGCAGAATATATGATTGAAAGGTAACTTATTGGTAATAAAGATGTTAATAGGGGAATATTCTTAGCTGTATGATATTTGAACAGCAATATAATATTTGAGCAGTTTTATGCCTGAGCCAGTTTCAAAACGCCCCATTTTGGCCGATCTCTGCGTTGGGCGAAAATTTCAATCCTCGAAATACTCTATGTATTCCTGTGGTTGAAATTTTCGCCCGCCTTGAGCTTGACCAAACTGAAACGTTTTGAAAGTGGCTCGCTTGTTTATGCTTTTATTCATCTTCGTGTTTATCGAGTTGTTTTTTAAGGCGATGCCGCAATGTGTTTCGGCTGATTCCAAGCATTTTGGCGGCCTGGACCTGGTTGTTGCCGCATTCGCGAAGAACCTTACTGATCAGGGTTTCTTCAACTACTTCAATAAGATTGGTATGGATATCCTGTTTTGAAAGGCGAAGTATTTCAGGGATTATTTCTTCAAGTTTTTCTTTCAGACGCTCAATCAACTGTTCGCGGTTCAGAGTCTGCAGAACATGTTCTTCCTTCGGGTCAGGTATCATCAGGTTTCCTTCAGCTATCACATCCCCGGTGCTGAGTAAAACGGCGCGTCGTATACAGTTTTCAAGTTCACGCACATTTCCCGGCCATGAATATGCGGTCAGTTTGTTTGAAGCCGTTCCTGACAAATAGCAAAGAGGCCTGTTGTATTCCGAGCTGAATTTTTTCAGAAAATAATCCACCAGATCCGGGACATCTCCCATGCGTTGCCTTAGAGGCGGAATATCGATTGAAATAACTTTCAGGCGCCAGTAAAGATCTTTTCTGAATCCGCCAAGTGCTACCTCTTTTTCAAGATTTTTATTGGTAGCAGTTATCACGCGTACATTAACTTTGATGATCCGGTTTCCGCCCAGCCTTTCGAATTCACCTTCCTGAAGAACCCGCAGCAGCTTAGCCTGCAGGGCAGGAGACATTTCGCCGATCTCATCTAAAAAAAGAGTGCCATTGTCGCATCTCTCAATTTTACCGATGTATGTCCTTTCAGCTCCGGTGAATGCACCCCGCTCATGTCCGAACAATTCGCTTTCAAAAAGAGTTTCGGGTATGGCTGCACAATTAATAGCGATAAAAGGTTTATCTTTGCGACAGCTGTGATGGTATATGGCTCTTGCCATCAACTCTTTTCCCGTTCCGCTTTCACCTGTTATCAGAACCGAAACATCTTTTTCCGCTATCTGGCCTATCAGCTTATAAATATCCTGCATTATTTTGCTGTTGCCTATGATCTGATGCGAATTTCTATCCATTGAAGCCGGTATTGCAGTTGTAGAATCTGGAAAGCTGACAATCTCTTTCATCTGGCGGCTAATAGCAAGTGCATCATTTACAATACGGCTCAGATCTTTTCTGTCAAAAGGCTTTACAAGATAGTCGTAAGCGCCTTTCTTCATAGTTTCAATGGTCAGATCCGTTGTGCCGTAAGCCGTCATTATGATCACGGGTGTTTTTACCTCAACGGCTTTAATTTCCGCTAAAGTATCCAGCCCATTGAATTCGGGCATCTTATAATCAAGAAGAATAAGATCGAAACTTTCCTTGTTTATTTTTTCAATAGCGGCCTTGCCATTAAGGCAGGCGGTTACTTCGTAACCTTTCCTTTGAAAAAATCTGCTTAAAAAGTGTAACAGACCTTCATCGTCATCAACTAGTAATATTTTTTCCATCATTTTCTAATATCTGTTGGTTGATTTCTATGGGTAGAAAAATGGTAAATATCGTTTCCTGTTGAAAAACACTATTAACATGTATTACTCCGCCATGATTTTTAATCGTATTTAGCACAAGCGGAAGTCCCAGTCCAGTACCGGATGCTTTTGTGGTAAAAAACGGCTCAAAAATATTTTCAATCTGATCCTCGGGAATCCCCTGGCCGGTATCACAAATTTCAATTTTAACACAGGATTCATTTCTGTCGTTTAGTTTAAAAATATCTTCGGCAGCTGTCATGGAA
This region of Pseudomonadota bacterium genomic DNA includes:
- a CDS encoding sigma-54 dependent transcriptional regulator, producing MEKILLVDDDEGLLHFLSRFFQRKGYEVTACLNGKAAIEKINKESFDLILLDYKMPEFNGLDTLAEIKAVEVKTPVIIMTAYGTTDLTIETMKKGAYDYLVKPFDRKDLSRIVNDALAISRQMKEIVSFPDSTTAIPASMDRNSHQIIGNSKIMQDIYKLIGQIAEKDVSVLITGESGTGKELMARAIYHHSCRKDKPFIAINCAAIPETLFESELFGHERGAFTGAERTYIGKIERCDNGTLFLDEIGEMSPALQAKLLRVLQEGEFERLGGNRIIKVNVRVITATNKNLEKEVALGGFRKDLYWRLKVISIDIPPLRQRMGDVPDLVDYFLKKFSSEYNRPLCYLSGTASNKLTAYSWPGNVRELENCIRRAVLLSTGDVIAEGNLMIPDPKEEHVLQTLNREQLIERLKEKLEEIIPEILRLSKQDIHTNLIEVVEETLISKVLRECGNNQVQAAKMLGISRNTLRHRLKKQLDKHEDE
- a CDS encoding BTB/POZ domain-containing protein, with product MRVNQIQKLYDGFEDRTFIHMSTNMNREGLLISERIEEIMMMCDREHPVYEQISSFSIALYTLGFFNCDDLMSFQDIDAHEAAVILSEHFEKFNQDNLPQEYNITESKEQYMLVVGDPLFPVHFAVLADTACSKPFFSKLPFFGSGFDSLEELVNEFSGIEGISPDDFHFFKKTRSGAIPASSIGKIYIVKNY
- the gdhA gene encoding NADP-specific glutamate dehydrogenase codes for the protein MSVIKSVIDKVKQTDPGQNEFHQAVTEVLESLEPTTKRHPEFVKSGIYERIVEPERAIIFRVPWVDDKNRVVVNRGFRVQFNNAIGPFKGGLRFHASVNLSIIKFLGFEQIFKNSLTTLPMGGGKGGSDFDPKGKSDCEIMRFCQAFMRELFRHIGPETDVPAGDIGVGGREIGYMFGYYKKLRNEHTGVLTGKALEYGGSLIRPEATGYGTVYFAAEMLATRGIDFKNKCVAVSGSGNVAQFAIEKVNQMGGRVISVCDSNATVIDEKGIDSDKCCYIMELKNVNRGRITEYADKYKTVCFEGKNVWDVIREQGIKVDIALPCATQNEINADNAQALVKSGCICVAEGANMPSTPEAVKIFQDNNILYGPGKAANAGGVATSGLEMSQNSMKLSWTREEVDSRLLIIMKSIHNSCLNAAEAYGKKGDYVMGANIAGFVKVAKAMLAYGVV